TATTGCAGTTATAACTTTTCTCATAGGCAGGTCTCCTTGTATTGAAAGATTTGAAGCATTGTGCGCTGAACATTTTCTGGCAATTTAAAGATCATTGCTTCCGCAAAATGCTTTTCAAGAACCATCCGTCAGACAGGGTAAAGTATTATATAAAGATAAAAAGATATTTTTATCTTTTATTTAGAAAAATTTTATTGTATGTTATTGTTGTTGTCAAGATTTAATTATTTTGTTGAAGAGGTATTATGATATCCCAGACGTCAGAATATGCATTACGGGCTGTAGTTTGTTTGGCCCAGAATCCGGATAAGCCCAATACAACAGCCGAGATAGCGAAATGGACGAAGGTTCCGGAACATTATTTATCAAAAGTTTTATTGGCTTTGGCCAAGCACGAAGTGGTTTATTCCAAGAAAGGCCTGCATGGGGGTTATGTTCTGGCTCAGGCTCCAGAAGACCTGCCATTGTTGAATGTTATTAATGCAGTGGACCCTATCAAGCATATAAAGAGTTGCCCTTTGAAATTGAAAACCCATGGCAAAAACCTTTGTCGACTGCATCAGAGGCTGAACGACTCGATCGATAGTATGGAAGAGTTGTTTCGAACTTCGACCGTTGCATTGATACTGAGCGAGCCGACCCAAAGTATCCCGCTTTGTGAATCGGTTGCCAGATAAAAAATACACAAGGGTGATACAGCCTTCCTCATTTTAGAAAGGAGAGAGGATATTCCACCATTAAGCACTGTGTGAGGTTACCCAGGCTTACCATCCATCGGTTCGAATTTGGTTTAGTATGTCGATGTAGCTCGTTTTTTAAGCGAACCGGCTTTTGCAAAACTATTGTGCCGCTGAGTGGAAGATTTCTCAACATTCAATTATAATCCCTTAAAAGCACATTTGCTGAGAGGTTAATTTCTGGCCGGAATGCACTATTTAACAAAATGCCTTGTATTACGGAGAGGGGAAGTATGACTGATGACCAGGAGAAGAATGTTATGAGTGAGGAAGAAGCTGTTCAGGAAAATATTTTTCAAGTTTCAGCCCTTATTGCTTTGCTGGAGCAAAAAGGGATACTGACACGACAGGAAGTTTTGGATGAAGTGCAGGGATTAAAAAACAGGGGGTAAAAATACAGGTTTCTCAAGTCCCCTTTCAATGTTCGCTGAATTTGTGAACATAATATTTTGCTACATCCTTTATTGAAATAACTCCCATTACATCGTGTTCCTCTTTGACAACCAGATGACGGACATTATGATTCTGCATTTTCAGAAATGCAGCGACCATAGTGGATTCAGAATCAATATAAATCATTTCTTTGGTCATCACTGTGGTAACGAGAGTTTTTTGAGGCCACTGGCTTTGGGCAACGACTTTTGTTAACAAATCCGCGTCTGTGAAGATTCCTACAAAGTTCTTCCCTTCAGAAACCAGAATAGACCCGACCTTGTGTTTCTTCATTCTCTTGCAAGCATCCAAAACTGACATCCTGGCATTAATGTGAATGGCAGGAGGATTGACGAAATGCTTGACCTTGTCTTTGGCTTCATCTGTAGCTTTATGCATAATATGTTCTCCCCAGAACTATACCCTTTCATTATGTTTGATATTTTATAGTTAATGATTATTCCTTTTTTTTATATCGTTAGGGGGAAGAAATATAAGACAGGTTTTGAACTTAAATAGACTAGGTAAAGCAGGACTGAGGTCAGAATAAATGATTAGCTTGTGTAGGTTGGGCATAAGAAGGTCTCAAAAAATGCAATCTGGCGGGTTGATTTTCAAAGCTTCCAGCCCCTTTTTGCCATTCGCGGCGTAAAATTGTCTCAATCCTTCCTTGATGTAAAAATTTTTTTTATCAAGTTTTCCACATGGATGGTGTCTACTACTGAGTTGTTGGTAATAATAGTCCCCATTAAACTTGAGCCTTTTATTTGGCGTTTTTTATCTATTGCACTTTGAACAATATCCAGAATATTTTCTACTATCAGGCCAATACTTTTCCCCTCATGAATATAAACCACCACTTTAATTTTTTCAGGGACTTGAAATGGCTTATTAAACTGCTCGGGTATGTTAATCAGGGACATGATTTCATCACGATATTGAATGACCTGCACATCCCCTGACAACTCAATATCGGATCTGGATAACTCTTCCAGGCGAGCTACATCTGCAAGCCGTATTGCCATTTTGTGGTCGTTCCCCAGGTTCACAATCAACATGGACTCTTCTGCTTCATCATCTGCCTGTGATTTTGAAACAGACTCAATGAGTTCACTTTTTGAATTTTTGTCAGAAATAATCATGGCACTTTTGGTCAGTCCCATCACATCCAGAATGAGAACGATTTTCCCGTCTCCTAAAATGGTGGCACCGGAAAATACGTTTAAATCCTTTACCAGGTTTTCCAGGGATTTAACAACAACTTCCTCGGTATTATGAATTTGTTCCACTACCAGGCCAATTTGACATTCATCTGCCTGAAGAACAACTATGTTCAAATCAGGACGATCTTCAACCGGCTCAATGCCGAGAATATTGTTTAGATGGACCAGCGGTAATAAATTCCCACGTAAACGGTAGAATTGGCTCCCTGTTATTTCCTCAATCTGGTTAAGGAGTTGACCTTCTTCCAGCCATATCAATTCCTTTATATTTACCTGTGGAATTGCGAATCGGTTTGGACCATTTGAAACGATCAATGCGGGAATGATAGCAAGAGTTAACGGGATTTTTATTTTCAAGGTGGTACTTATTTCAGGATGCACTTCAATATCAAGAGCGCCACCTATTTTTTCAATCAATGCGCGGGTATCAGACAGGCCGTTACCTTTTGTTGGTTTCATCAGGCTGTGCCTGGTCAAGGAAAAACCTTTCATGAACAGAAGTTTCCCGCAGTCCCTGTCGCTTAACGATTCCCCCTGTTCGCGGGTGATCCGTTTATCATTGACTGCCTGGCTTCTGGCCTCTTCGAAATTTATCCCCCGGCCATCATCCTGAACTTCTATATGTATTTGTCCATTTTGATTTTTAGCACGGAGTTGGATAACCCCTTCTTCAGGTTTCCCTATCTCACGACGTTCTTCGGGAGTTTCTATGCCATGTATGATTGAATTTCTGATGATATTCATCAAAGGATCCTGAATAGCTGTGATCAGGGATTTATCGAGACCAGATTCCTGCCCTTCCATTTCAAGGCGAATTTTGTTTCCACAATTCATGGAAAGATCGCGAACCATACGGGGAAGTTTGCCCCAGACATTTTTAATGGGTTGCATCCGCGCTTTCATCACTGTTTCCTGAAGGCCGGTGGCTACACGACTTAGACTCTGAGAGGTGCCTAAAATAGATGAATCATTACTTTCATTTATGATTCGCGAGAACTGGTTGCGTGCCAGAACGACTTCTCCCACCAGGTTCATCAAAGAATCGAGGAGCTCAACATTCACTCTTATGTTTGCGCTTTCAGGACTTTCATCTTTTTTAGATTGATTTTTAATGA
This window of the Nitrospinota bacterium genome carries:
- a CDS encoding Rrf2 family transcriptional regulator encodes the protein MISQTSEYALRAVVCLAQNPDKPNTTAEIAKWTKVPEHYLSKVLLALAKHEVVYSKKGLHGGYVLAQAPEDLPLLNVINAVDPIKHIKSCPLKLKTHGKNLCRLHQRLNDSIDSMEELFRTSTVALILSEPTQSIPLCESVAR
- a CDS encoding CBS domain-containing protein; amino-acid sequence: MHKATDEAKDKVKHFVNPPAIHINARMSVLDACKRMKKHKVGSILVSEGKNFVGIFTDADLLTKVVAQSQWPQKTLVTTVMTKEMIYIDSESTMVAAFLKMQNHNVRHLVVKEEHDVMGVISIKDVAKYYVHKFSEH
- a CDS encoding histidine kinase translates to MTADIVDADELRDIIKNQSKKDESPESANIRVNVELLDSLMNLVGEVVLARNQFSRIINESNDSSILGTSQSLSRVATGLQETVMKARMQPIKNVWGKLPRMVRDLSMNCGNKIRLEMEGQESGLDKSLITAIQDPLMNIIRNSIIHGIETPEERREIGKPEEGVIQLRAKNQNGQIHIEVQDDGRGINFEEARSQAVNDKRITREQGESLSDRDCGKLLFMKGFSLTRHSLMKPTKGNGLSDTRALIEKIGGALDIEVHPEISTTLKIKIPLTLAIIPALIVSNGPNRFAIPQVNIKELIWLEEGQLLNQIEEITGSQFYRLRGNLLPLVHLNNILGIEPVEDRPDLNIVVLQADECQIGLVVEQIHNTEEVVVKSLENLVKDLNVFSGATILGDGKIVLILDVMGLTKSAMIISDKNSKSELIESVSKSQADDEAEESMLIVNLGNDHKMAIRLADVARLEELSRSDIELSGDVQVIQYRDEIMSLINIPEQFNKPFQVPEKIKVVVYIHEGKSIGLIVENILDIVQSAIDKKRQIKGSSLMGTIITNNSVVDTIHVENLIKKIFTSRKD